In the Burkholderia contaminans genome, TTGGACGACGAAAACCCATCCAAAGATGTAAGATATACCTTACATTCTAGATCACTGTATCCGCGCCGGGAGGTCACCATGCAACTCTATGAAATCGGTCAAGCCGTTGCGAAACGGCGGGCAGAACTCGACCTCACACAGGCCCAACTTGCGAAACTCGCCGGCTTGTCTCGCCTCACCGTGAACCAGCTCGAATCGGGCAAAGTCAAGGATCTCGGCGTCAACAAGCTGATTCCGCTGCTCAGCGTGCTCGGCATTGAACTCCTTGCGCTACCGCGGCAGCCGCAAAACGGTCTCTATAAGGCCGTCGTGAGTTCCAACGTCAGCTACAAGGGCGAATTGACCGAACGGCTGCTGGCCGACGCGTTGGCTACCGGACGGATTCCCACGGGCTACGAATCGCAGTTTTCCGTCATCCTCGACGAAGTGCCGCTGCCGGTGGTGGTAAAAGCCGCCGAGGAAGCCGCCGAGCGCTCAGGCACGCCCCTCCGGACCATCTGGAAGAATCTCGCCGCATGGTCGAAGGATCTTCACCTGTACCGGGAGGTATGGGCATGACTGCACCATCCACCTCGCCCGACGGCCCATGGCAAGGTCTCTTCCGTCACGCGCTGGCACTGATCGAAGAGATACGGAAGCACGGCACGTCGAATCCGTTCTGGACGTTTGGTGGTGGCACAGTCCTGATGCTGCGCCACGGCCATCGCGTCAGCAAAGACGTCGACATCTTCGTACCCGATCCGCAGTATCTCGGGTACGTGAATCCCCGCATCAGCGACGCTGCAGCCGACATCGCGACGAACTACGAGGAACACGCCGGGTTCGTGAAGTTACTGCTGCCCGACGGCGAGATCGACTTCGTGGTCTCCCGAAATCTGATGTCTCCCGGCTACGACGAATGGATGCTGATGGATCACGTCGTCAAGGTCGAGACTTCCGCGGAGATCGTCGCCAAGAAAATGTGGCACCGTGGCGATCGACCGACCGCGCGGGATCTGTTCGATC is a window encoding:
- a CDS encoding nucleotidyl transferase AbiEii/AbiGii toxin family protein, producing the protein MTAPSTSPDGPWQGLFRHALALIEEIRKHGTSNPFWTFGGGTVLMLRHGHRVSKDVDIFVPDPQYLGYVNPRISDAAADIATNYEEHAGFVKLLLPDGEIDFVVSRNLMSPGYDEWMLMDHVVKVETSAEIVAKKMWHRGDRPTARDLFDLCLVIEREPESLTAAGAFLVRHRDKFLRLLHERRAFVRARFDDIQTLGYSPSFDYCVELAEAFLQKLPNGVPEQKSRHR
- a CDS encoding helix-turn-helix domain-containing protein — encoded protein: MQLYEIGQAVAKRRAELDLTQAQLAKLAGLSRLTVNQLESGKVKDLGVNKLIPLLSVLGIELLALPRQPQNGLYKAVVSSNVSYKGELTERLLADALATGRIPTGYESQFSVILDEVPLPVVVKAAEEAAERSGTPLRTIWKNLAAWSKDLHLYREVWA